From a single Camelus bactrianus isolate YW-2024 breed Bactrian camel chromosome 11, ASM4877302v1, whole genome shotgun sequence genomic region:
- the LRIT2 gene encoding leucine-rich repeat, immunoglobulin-like domain and transmembrane domain-containing protein 2 codes for MASVSHCFLLVLVFLDSLAAQPSCLPGCTCSEESFGRTLQCMSFSLGKIPRNLPEEFKQVRIENSPLFELPRGSFINMSTLEYLWLNFNNVTVIHVGALEHLSELKELRLEGNKLRSVPWTAFHATPLLRVLDLKHNWIDVLPELALQFLGNLTYLDLSSNRLTVVSKSVFLNWPAYQKHRQPGCGAEILSSMVLALHDNPWLCDCRLRGLVQFVKSISLPLILVNPYLMCRGPLSKAGQIFQETELSTCLKPQMSTPSANVSIQVGQNVTLQCLAQANPLPAIAWTYPLSMWRKFDGLLRGKQLVPMLTSSTAEDAAVSELVIPAAHLVDRGNYTCVASSSIGRSTLVIALHVQPAQAPHSLFSPSEGNAYVDLRVVKQTVRGILLEWFAAADTPEKWFTLYIASDEALRKEVVHVGPGINTYAVDDLLPGTKYEACLSLGGQPPRQGRCVVFVTGRDHGGLEGRERLLHTTVVLCAVLLAVPVGAYVWAAQAPCSCREWGLCCCPHHTKAPRCPRAVPQHRDGSYRDHTAVSEDGLGYRDAEGVGDKEKDGEGDSG; via the exons ATGGCTTCAGTTTCTCACTGTTTCCTGCTAGTTCTGGTCTTTCTGGATTCACTTGCCGCTCAGCCATCCTGTCTGCCAGGATGTACCTGCTCAGAGGAGAGTTTTGGCAG GACTCTGCAGTGCATGTCGTTCTCTTTGGGAAAAATTCCAAGGAACCTTCCTGAAGAGTTCAAGCAAGTGAGAATTGAAAATTCACCCTTATTTGAACTGCCTCGAGGGTCCTTCATCAACATGAGCACCTTGGAGTACCTTTGGCTCAATTTTAACAATGTCACTGTGATCCACGTGGGAGCCCTGGAGCACCTGTCAGAACTGAAAGAACTGAGACTGGAAGGGAACAAACTCCGTTCAGTACCATGGACAGCGTTCCACGCCACCCCACTCCTAAGGGTCTTAGATCTCAAACACAACTGGATTGATGTCCTCCCTGAACTAGCTCTTCAGTTCTTGGGCAACCTGACCTACCTTGACCTATCCTCCAATAGGCTTACAGTTGTATCCAAGAGTGTCTTCCTGAACTGGCCAGCCTACCAGAAACACCGGCAGCCTGGCTGTGGGGCTGAGATTCTCTCCAGCATGGTGCTGGCGCTGCATGACAACCCCTGGCTATGTGACTGTCGCCTAAGGGGACTTGTCCAGTTTGTAAAGTCCATCAGCCTTCCACTCATCCTGGTGAATCCCTACCTGATGTGCCGAGGTCCTCTCTCCAAGGCAGGGCAGATTTTTCAGGAAACAGAGCTCAGTACTTGCCTGAAGCCTCAGATGTCAACTCCCAGTGCCAATGTCAGCATCCAGGTGGGACAGAATGTGACCCTGCAATGCTTGGCACAAGCTAACCCCTTACCAGCTATTGCATGGACTTATcccctgagcatgtggagaaaatttgatG GGTTGCTGAGAGGCAAACAGTTGGTACCAA TGTTGACTTCGTCCACTGCAGAAGATGCTGCTGTGTCAGAGCTGGTCATACCTGCTGCCCACCTGGTAGACAGGGGCAATTACACCTGTGTGGCCTCCAGCTCCATCGGCAGGAGCACCCTTGTCATTGCCCTCCACGTCCAGCCCGCCCAGGCAcctcattctcttttctccccctcGGAGGGCAATGCCTATGTTGACCTGCGTGTGGTCAAGCAGACAGTACGTGGGATCCTGCTGGAGTGGTTTGCAGCAGCCGACACCCCTGAGAAGTGGTTCACCCTCTACATTGCATCAGATGAAGCCCTTAGGAAGGAGGTGGTCCATGTCGGCCCAGGAATCAACACCTACGCTGTGGATGACCTCCTCCCTGGCACAAAATACGAGGCATGTCTTAGTCTGGGGGGCCAGCCCCCACGCCAAGGCCGGTGTGTGGTGTTTGTGACTGGCAGAGACCATGGTGGGCTGGAGGGGCGGGAGCGCCTCCTGCACACCACGGTGGTCCTGTGCGCTGTGCTGCTCGCAGTGCCCGTGGGCGCCTACGTCTGGGCAGCTCAGGCCCCCTGCAGCTGCAGGGAGTGGGGCCTGTGCTGCTGTCCTCATCACACGAAAGCCCCCAGGTGCCCCCGTGCCGTCCCGCAGCACAGGGATGGCTCCTATAGAGACCACACAGCTGTCAGTGAGGACGGCCTGGGGTATAGAGatgctgagggggtgggggacaagGAGAAAGATGGAGAGGGCGATAGTGGCTGA
- the LRIT1 gene encoding leucine-rich repeat, immunoglobulin-like domain and transmembrane domain-containing protein 1, whose protein sequence is MRVAVGMLWLLALGGLPLARDACPSQCSCSLHVLGDGSKARTVVCNDPDMTLPPASVPPDTSRLRLERTAIRRVPGDAFKPLGRLEQLWLPYNALSELSALMLRGLRRLRELRMPGNRLAAFPWAALRDAPQLRLLDLQANCLSAVPPEAARFLGNLTFLDLSSNQLLRLPQELLATWARLQAGPFLPGHHARLVLGLQDNPWVCDCRLYDLVHFLEGWAPNLAFIEARLRCASPRSLAGVAFSQLELRKCQSPELRPGAASIRSPLGSAVLLRCGATGVPGPEMSWSRANGHPLNGTVHQEVSGDGTSWTLLGLPAVSHLDSGDYICQAKNFLGASETLISLVVTEPQTSTEHSGSPGALWARTGGGAEAAAYNKMVARHVPHIPEPAAPATGPPVPNMKEQLTLQHFQMGAPGEHLDVQAGPQEAQRVSALKVVGDTYQSVTLVWKAPQAGNTTAFSVLYAVFGQRDMRRVVVQPGKTSVTLRGLVPKLKYVACVCVRGLVPRKEQCVIFSTDEVADAEGTQRLINVVVISVAAVIALPLTLLVCCGALRRRWRKCRTGGAAEATGAYVTLERLGHSEDGSEELSQQSLSEADRLLSARSSLDSQALGTRAGRRINEYFC, encoded by the exons ATGAGGGTGGCAGTGGGTATGCTCTGGCTCCTGGCCCTTGGAGGGCTCCCCCTGGCCCGGGACGCCTGCCCCTCTCAGTGCAGCTGCAGCCTCCACGTCCTGGGCGATGGCAGCAAAGCCAG GACGGTGGTGTGCAACGACCCTGACATGACCCTGCCTCCCGCGTCTGTCCCTCCGGACACCTCCAGACTGCGCCTGGAGCGAACGGCCATTCGCAGGGTGCCCGGGGATGCCTTCAAGCCGCTGGGCCGCCTGGAGCAGCTGTGGCTGCCCTACAACGCCCTCAGCGAGCTCAGCGCCCTGATGCTGAGGGGCCTCCGCCGCCTGCGCGAGCTGCGCATGCCCGGGAACCGCCTGGCCGCCTTCCCCTGGGCGGCGCTCAGGGACGCTCCCCAGCTGCGGCTGCTGGACCTGCAGGCCAACTGCCTGTCGGCTGTGCCGCCGGAGGCTGCGCGCTTCCTGGGGAACCTCACCTTCCTCGACCTCTCCAGCAACCAGCTGCTGAGGCTCCCGCAGGAGCTGCTCGCCACCTGGGCTCGCCTGCAGGCCGGACCCTTCCTTCCCGGCCACCACGCCAGGCTGGTCCTAG GGCTGCAGGACAACCCCTGGGTGTGTGACTGCCGACTCTATGACCTGGTCCATTTCCTGGAGGGCTGGGCCCCAAACCTGGCCTTCATAGAGGCCAGACTGAGGTGTGCCAGTCCGCGCAGCCTGGCCGGAGTGGCCTTCAGCCAGCTGGAACTGAGGAAGTGCCAGAGTCCGGAGCTCCGTCCGGGGGCGGCCAGCATCAGGTCCCCTTTGGGCAGCGCAGTATTGCTACGTTGTGGGGCCACCGGGGTCCCTGGGCCCGAGATGAGCTGGAGCAGGGCCAACGGGCACCCACTCAACGGTACAG TGCACCAGGAAGTCTCCGGTGACGGCACGAGCTGGACTCTGCTGGGCCTGCCTGCCGTGTCCCACCTTGACTCTGGAGACTACATCTGCCAGGCCAAGAACTTCCTGGGAGCCTCTGAGACTCTCATCTCCCTGGTCGTCACTGAGCCCCAGACGTCCACGGAACACAGCGGGAGCCCAGGGGCACTCTGGGCAAGGACAGGTGGAGGGGCAGAAGCTGCTGCCTACAATAAGATGGTGGCCAGGCACGTCCCCCACATCCCCGAGCCTGCTGCCCCGGCCACTGGGCCCCCTGTGCCCAACATGAAGGAGCAACTGACCCTCCAGCACTTCCAGATGGGGGCCCCAGGAGAGCACTTGGATGTGCAGGCAGGACCCCAGGAGGCCCAGAGGGTGAGCGCTCTCAAGGTGGTGGGAGACACTTACCAGAGCGTGACCTTGGTGTGGAAGGCCCCCCAGGCTGGGAACACAACTGCCTTCAGTGTCCTGTACGCGGTCTTCGGGCAGCGTGACATGCGGCGGGTGGTCGTGCAGCCTGGGAAGACCAGCGTCACCCTCCGCGGGCTGGTACCCAAGCTCAAGTACGTGGCGTGCGTCTGCGTGCGGGGCCTGGTGCCCCGGAAGGAGCAGTGCGTCATCTTCTCCACCGACGAGGTGGCGGACGCCGAGGGCACCCAGCGGCTCATCAACGTGGTGGTGATCAGCGTGGCCGCCGTCATCGCCCTGCCCCTCACGCTGCTCGTCTGCTGCGGCGCGCTCCGGAGGCGCTGGCGCAAGTGCCGCACCGGGGGCGCCGCCGAGGCCACAGGAGCCTACGTCACCCTGGAGAGGCTGGGCCACAGCGAGGACGGCTCGGAGGAGCTGTCCCAGCAGAGCCTCAGCGAGGCCGACAGGCTCCTCTCCGCCCGTTCCAGCCTGGACTCTCAGGCTCTGGGGACCAGGGCGGGCCGACGGATCAACGAGTACTTCTGCTGA
- the RGR gene encoding RPE-retinal G protein-coupled receptor isoform X3, translating to MAESRALPTGFGELEVLAVGTVLLVEALSGLSLNSLTILSFCKTPELRTPSHLLVLSLALADSGISLNALIAATSSLLRRWPYGSEGCQAHGFQGFVTALASICSSAAIAWGRYHHYCTRSRLDWNTAVSLVFFVWLSSTCWAALPLLGWGHYDYEPLGTCCTLDYSRGDRNFTSFLFTMAFFNFLLPVFITVISYRLMEQKLGKAGRPPVPALIAKTVPTINAINYALGSEMVHRGIWQCLSPQRRQRDREQ from the exons ATGGCAGAGTCCAGGGCCCTGCCCACCGGTTTCGGGGAGCTGGAGGTGCTGGCTGTGGGGACGGTGCTGCTGGTGGAAG CTCTCTCCGGTCTCAGCCTCAATAGCCTGACCATCCTCTCTTTCTGCAAGACCCCGGAGCTGCGGACTCCCAGCCACCTGCTGGTGCTGAGCTTGGCCCTGGCGGACAGCGGGATCAGCCTGAACGCCCTCATTGCAGCCACATCCAGCCTCCTCCG GCGCTGGCCCTACGGCTCAGAGGGCTGCCAGGCTCACGGCTTCCAGGGCTTTGTGACGGCGTTGGCCAGCATCTGCAGCAGCGCAGCCATCGCCTGGGGGCGCTATCACCACTACTGCACCC GCAGCCGACTGGACTGGAACACAGCCGTCTCCCTGGTGTTCTTTGTGTGGCTGTCTTCCACCTGCTGggcagccctgcccctcctgggCTGGGGCCACTATGACTATGAGCCGCTGGGGACGTGCTGCACCCTGGACTATTCCAGGGGAGACAG AAATTTCACCAGCTTCCTCTTCACCATGGCTTTTTTCAACTTCCTCCTGCCCGTCTTCATCACGGTCATATCCTATCGGCTCATGGAACAGAAACTCGGGAAGGCTGGCCGTCCCCCG GTGCCTGCTCTCATCGCCAAAACAGTGCCCACGATCAACGCAATCAACTACGCCCTGGGCAGTGAGATGGTGCACAGGGGAATCTGGCAGTGCCTCTCGCCGCAGAGGAGACAGCGGGACCGAGAGCAGTGA
- the RGR gene encoding RPE-retinal G protein-coupled receptor isoform X2, translating to MAESRALPTGFGELEVLAVGTVLLVEALSGLSLNSLTILSFCKTPELRTPSHLLVLSLALADSGISLNALIAATSSLLRRWPYGSEGCQAHGFQGFVTALASICSSAAIAWGRYHHYCTRSRLDWNTAVSLVFFVWLSSTCWAALPLLGWGHYDYEPLGTCCTLDYSRGDRNFTSFLFTMAFFNFLLPVFITVISYRLMEQKLGKAGRPPVNTILPARTLLLCWGPYALLYLYAAIADVTSIPLKLQMVPALIAKTVPTINAINYALGSEMVHRGIWQCLSPQRRQRDREQ from the exons ATGGCAGAGTCCAGGGCCCTGCCCACCGGTTTCGGGGAGCTGGAGGTGCTGGCTGTGGGGACGGTGCTGCTGGTGGAAG CTCTCTCCGGTCTCAGCCTCAATAGCCTGACCATCCTCTCTTTCTGCAAGACCCCGGAGCTGCGGACTCCCAGCCACCTGCTGGTGCTGAGCTTGGCCCTGGCGGACAGCGGGATCAGCCTGAACGCCCTCATTGCAGCCACATCCAGCCTCCTCCG GCGCTGGCCCTACGGCTCAGAGGGCTGCCAGGCTCACGGCTTCCAGGGCTTTGTGACGGCGTTGGCCAGCATCTGCAGCAGCGCAGCCATCGCCTGGGGGCGCTATCACCACTACTGCACCC GCAGCCGACTGGACTGGAACACAGCCGTCTCCCTGGTGTTCTTTGTGTGGCTGTCTTCCACCTGCTGggcagccctgcccctcctgggCTGGGGCCACTATGACTATGAGCCGCTGGGGACGTGCTGCACCCTGGACTATTCCAGGGGAGACAG AAATTTCACCAGCTTCCTCTTCACCATGGCTTTTTTCAACTTCCTCCTGCCCGTCTTCATCACGGTCATATCCTATCGGCTCATGGAACAGAAACTCGGGAAGGCTGGCCGTCCCCCG GTGAACACCATCCTGCCGGCCAGGACGCTGCTGCTCTGCTGGGGCCCCTACGCCCTCCTGTACCTGTACGCAGCCATCGCGGACGTGACCTCCATCCCCCTCAAGCTGCAGATG GTGCCTGCTCTCATCGCCAAAACAGTGCCCACGATCAACGCAATCAACTACGCCCTGGGCAGTGAGATGGTGCACAGGGGAATCTGGCAGTGCCTCTCGCCGCAGAGGAGACAGCGGGACCGAGAGCAGTGA
- the RGR gene encoding RPE-retinal G protein-coupled receptor isoform X1: MAESRALPTGFGELEVLAVGTVLLVEALSGLSLNSLTILSFCKTPELRTPSHLLVLSLALADSGISLNALIAATSSLLRVAHRRWPYGSEGCQAHGFQGFVTALASICSSAAIAWGRYHHYCTRSRLDWNTAVSLVFFVWLSSTCWAALPLLGWGHYDYEPLGTCCTLDYSRGDRNFTSFLFTMAFFNFLLPVFITVISYRLMEQKLGKAGRPPVNTILPARTLLLCWGPYALLYLYAAIADVTSIPLKLQMVPALIAKTVPTINAINYALGSEMVHRGIWQCLSPQRRQRDREQ, encoded by the exons ATGGCAGAGTCCAGGGCCCTGCCCACCGGTTTCGGGGAGCTGGAGGTGCTGGCTGTGGGGACGGTGCTGCTGGTGGAAG CTCTCTCCGGTCTCAGCCTCAATAGCCTGACCATCCTCTCTTTCTGCAAGACCCCGGAGCTGCGGACTCCCAGCCACCTGCTGGTGCTGAGCTTGGCCCTGGCGGACAGCGGGATCAGCCTGAACGCCCTCATTGCAGCCACATCCAGCCTCCT CCGTGTCGCCCACAGGCGCTGGCCCTACGGCTCAGAGGGCTGCCAGGCTCACGGCTTCCAGGGCTTTGTGACGGCGTTGGCCAGCATCTGCAGCAGCGCAGCCATCGCCTGGGGGCGCTATCACCACTACTGCACCC GCAGCCGACTGGACTGGAACACAGCCGTCTCCCTGGTGTTCTTTGTGTGGCTGTCTTCCACCTGCTGggcagccctgcccctcctgggCTGGGGCCACTATGACTATGAGCCGCTGGGGACGTGCTGCACCCTGGACTATTCCAGGGGAGACAG AAATTTCACCAGCTTCCTCTTCACCATGGCTTTTTTCAACTTCCTCCTGCCCGTCTTCATCACGGTCATATCCTATCGGCTCATGGAACAGAAACTCGGGAAGGCTGGCCGTCCCCCG GTGAACACCATCCTGCCGGCCAGGACGCTGCTGCTCTGCTGGGGCCCCTACGCCCTCCTGTACCTGTACGCAGCCATCGCGGACGTGACCTCCATCCCCCTCAAGCTGCAGATG GTGCCTGCTCTCATCGCCAAAACAGTGCCCACGATCAACGCAATCAACTACGCCCTGGGCAGTGAGATGGTGCACAGGGGAATCTGGCAGTGCCTCTCGCCGCAGAGGAGACAGCGGGACCGAGAGCAGTGA